A genomic segment from Gracilimonas sediminicola encodes:
- a CDS encoding response regulator: MSSLKSICIIDDDKIYTYGVSKIIKNYLPGNDVMSFENGKKALSAIKEMEQNNDELPDLILLDIDMPEMNGWDFLNEFQSIRDKVNKEIQIFVISSRIDQKNQEIYRVEWDQKVDDFIQKPVQVEALKDLLA; encoded by the coding sequence ATGAGTTCATTGAAGAGTATCTGCATTATTGACGATGATAAAATTTACACTTACGGGGTTTCCAAAATCATAAAAAACTACCTTCCCGGAAACGACGTCATGTCATTCGAAAATGGGAAAAAGGCACTGTCTGCCATCAAAGAAATGGAGCAGAACAATGATGAGCTGCCCGACTTAATCCTGCTCGATATCGATATGCCGGAGATGAATGGCTGGGACTTCCTGAATGAATTTCAGTCAATAAGAGATAAGGTGAATAAAGAGATTCAGATTTTCGTAATCAGCTCCCGAATTGACCAAAAAAATCAGGAAATATACCGTGTGGAATGGGATCAAAAAGTAGATGACTTTATTCAAAAACCGGTTCAGGTTGAAGCGCTTAAGGATCTTCTCGCCTGA
- a CDS encoding PAS domain-containing protein, producing MEQLKSLVRRDLKPAYWSWNVKNDSLTFGASFADFFECSDDDVPSTFDELSGFLEEGELNKFTEIVKCQPSHKEAGRFDFETIHETTNEQQRFSLVWKGEIVEWDCGKPALIAGQVRQKPSAAKNELSIKEQATLFKKMMNYLPDCIFFKDKESRFIAINNACAKKLGLEDPAEADGKTDFDFFDAEHARQAREDEVEVMKSEQPIINKTEKEGSRHGKKSAWASTTKLPLYGDNGNVVGTFGITRDVTRQHHAELELQQAEATLNRLSEQVPGFFYLFERNNEGQSYIPFASSGVEDLFEVSPDEVKNDINAIIERVHPDDRIQFITSIQKSLNGLTLWEHEFRVLLSKNNLRWLRGRAKPEKLLDGTSRGYGYLTDITEEKEQYEQITRLQEQLQQVIDFAPTLIFVKDLEGRYLMANKSTADFYGLPRKEMIGKRDIDIGVSEEKAQKYRKADQKVIENNEEMFIPEDKTILPDGRELWHQTTKVPFLNTDSGKPAVLSIVTDITQRKQNEIELRNSLDIIGEQNKRLKNFAHIVSHNLRNHAGNISMLLSLYDMEESQEEKEELLSHLSSASHRLNESIADLNEIIDQQYKTGNDLKELNLQETISKIKEILTTDILANNVKFEEQVPADLSLEYNPAYLESIILNLLSNAIKYRHPDRKPKISINAWEESDKVFLEISDNGLGIDMEKFGDRLFGMYNTFHGNDNAKGIGLYITKNQIESMGGSIAVDSIPGEGTTFKIQLK from the coding sequence ATGGAGCAACTGAAATCACTTGTTAGGAGAGACCTTAAACCCGCCTATTGGTCTTGGAATGTCAAGAATGACAGCCTGACCTTTGGTGCATCTTTTGCTGATTTTTTTGAGTGTTCCGATGACGATGTCCCTTCTACTTTTGACGAGCTTTCCGGTTTTCTGGAAGAAGGCGAGCTTAATAAGTTCACCGAAATTGTTAAGTGCCAACCAAGCCACAAAGAAGCCGGGCGATTTGATTTCGAAACTATCCATGAGACCACGAATGAACAACAACGGTTCAGTTTGGTTTGGAAGGGAGAAATAGTTGAATGGGATTGCGGCAAACCAGCTTTAATAGCAGGACAGGTTCGGCAAAAACCATCCGCGGCTAAGAATGAGCTTTCCATTAAGGAGCAGGCTACCCTCTTTAAAAAAATGATGAACTACCTGCCGGACTGCATCTTCTTTAAAGATAAAGAAAGCCGGTTTATAGCCATCAACAATGCCTGTGCAAAAAAGTTGGGATTGGAAGATCCTGCGGAAGCCGATGGGAAAACAGATTTCGACTTTTTTGATGCCGAACATGCCCGACAAGCCCGGGAGGATGAAGTTGAGGTTATGAAATCTGAACAACCCATCATCAACAAAACGGAAAAAGAAGGTTCCCGGCATGGGAAGAAATCGGCCTGGGCTTCTACTACAAAACTACCTCTTTACGGAGATAACGGAAACGTTGTTGGTACCTTCGGGATTACTCGTGATGTGACAAGACAACATCACGCAGAGCTGGAGCTACAACAAGCAGAGGCCACCCTTAACAGACTTTCGGAGCAGGTGCCGGGCTTCTTCTATCTTTTTGAACGGAATAATGAAGGGCAATCTTACATCCCATTTGCCAGCAGCGGCGTTGAAGACTTATTCGAGGTTTCTCCTGATGAAGTGAAGAATGATATTAATGCCATCATAGAACGAGTTCATCCGGATGATCGAATTCAGTTTATTACCTCCATACAAAAGTCCTTGAATGGCTTAACGTTATGGGAACATGAATTCAGAGTACTGTTATCAAAAAATAATCTGCGATGGCTGCGTGGGCGGGCAAAGCCGGAAAAATTACTCGATGGAACTTCCAGAGGATATGGATACCTAACCGATATCACTGAAGAAAAAGAGCAGTATGAGCAAATTACCCGGCTACAGGAACAGCTTCAGCAAGTTATTGATTTTGCTCCAACTCTTATTTTTGTGAAAGATCTCGAGGGCAGGTATCTGATGGCTAATAAATCGACAGCCGATTTTTATGGACTGCCACGAAAAGAAATGATCGGTAAACGTGATATTGACATTGGCGTGTCGGAAGAAAAAGCTCAAAAATATCGAAAGGCAGACCAAAAGGTTATCGAGAATAACGAGGAAATGTTTATTCCTGAGGATAAAACTATTCTACCCGATGGCAGGGAATTGTGGCACCAAACCACAAAAGTGCCTTTTTTGAATACCGATTCGGGCAAACCGGCTGTGCTTTCCATTGTAACTGATATCACCCAGCGAAAGCAAAATGAAATAGAGCTTCGTAACAGCCTCGATATTATTGGAGAACAGAATAAGCGCCTAAAAAACTTTGCTCACATTGTCTCCCACAACCTGCGCAACCATGCTGGTAACATTTCCATGCTGCTTTCTCTTTATGACATGGAAGAATCTCAGGAAGAGAAAGAAGAACTATTAAGCCACCTAAGCTCTGCTTCCCATCGCCTTAATGAATCTATTGCCGACCTGAATGAGATTATTGACCAGCAGTACAAAACCGGCAACGATCTTAAAGAGCTGAACCTGCAGGAAACGATTTCGAAAATCAAAGAAATTCTGACAACCGATATTCTTGCTAATAATGTCAAATTTGAAGAACAGGTGCCTGCCGACCTTTCCCTTGAGTATAACCCCGCTTATCTCGAAAGCATCATTCTCAACCTGCTTTCTAATGCCATCAAATACCGGCATCCCGACCGAAAACCCAAAATTTCCATAAACGCATGGGAAGAAAGTGATAAAGTATTTCTTGAAATATCCGATAACGGTTTAGGCATCGACATGGAAAAATTCGGGGATAGATTATTTGGCATGTATAATACTTTCCATGGAAATGATAACGCCAAAGGCATCGGGCTGTACATCACAAAAAACCAAATTGAGTCTATGGGTGGGTCCATAGCTGTTGACAGTATTCCCGGAGAGGGAACAACCTTTAAAATACAATTAAAATGA
- a CDS encoding M28 family peptidase yields the protein MKSLYLFIASLTLLGACSSSPADQAANSITKDSLLRHIETLSSDDFMGRATGTEGEQMTVDYLISEFEDMGAEPAAGGNSYTQEFPLLGQSTSNAEMSVRTDGRTPFALQYYDEFMAWPANQAEEVDVRNAELVYVGYGIQAPEEEWDDFKGVDVEGKILVMKNNDPEFSPDVFAGKTRLYYGRYSYKYEKAKEMGALGAIIIHTTETAGYGWNVVANGWSRERFYLKGEGDASASPTKFNGWLTQEASRLLFEEAGLNLAEQMDAADSRDFEPVELSGVRMNVSMDADYREIESQNVIAKVEGSDPELKDEYLILTAHLDHLGITTPVEGDSINNGASDNAAGVSALLEMMEAYKSIQPVLKRSVLALVVSAEEVGLLGSQYWAENPTVEPGKVTANINLDGMNVYGKTRDVVVVGYGRTSLSDLLEEEARQQGRTVKPDPYPERGYFYRSDHFNMAKVGIPAIFPNPGTEYIDKGDNFLAVRDSVADANYHTVNDEINEYWDLSGAEIDTRLFFMTGFRALNSENLQSWDSGDEFEATRLRMLERVEGQ from the coding sequence ATGAAATCATTATATCTGTTCATCGCTTCTCTGACCCTGCTTGGTGCCTGCAGTTCTTCCCCGGCGGACCAAGCCGCAAATAGCATAACCAAAGATTCCTTACTCAGACATATTGAAACGCTATCTTCGGATGACTTTATGGGGCGAGCAACCGGAACGGAAGGTGAGCAAATGACCGTAGATTACCTGATTTCAGAATTTGAAGACATGGGCGCTGAGCCTGCAGCCGGAGGTAACAGTTATACCCAGGAATTCCCGCTTTTGGGACAAAGCACCTCGAATGCGGAAATGTCGGTGCGTACAGACGGGCGCACTCCTTTCGCCCTTCAGTATTATGATGAGTTTATGGCCTGGCCGGCAAATCAGGCTGAGGAAGTAGATGTACGCAATGCCGAACTGGTATATGTGGGATATGGAATTCAGGCCCCGGAAGAAGAATGGGATGATTTTAAAGGCGTTGATGTAGAAGGCAAGATTTTAGTCATGAAAAACAACGACCCGGAATTTTCTCCTGATGTTTTTGCCGGAAAAACCCGGCTTTACTATGGCCGCTATTCCTATAAGTATGAAAAAGCAAAAGAGATGGGAGCACTCGGCGCTATCATTATTCATACTACCGAAACAGCCGGATATGGCTGGAATGTAGTTGCTAATGGATGGAGCCGAGAGCGTTTTTATCTGAAAGGTGAAGGCGATGCTTCTGCTTCTCCAACCAAATTCAATGGCTGGCTTACTCAGGAAGCAAGTCGCCTGTTGTTTGAAGAAGCCGGATTGAATTTAGCCGAACAGATGGATGCCGCCGACAGCCGGGACTTTGAACCTGTCGAGCTTTCCGGTGTTCGTATGAATGTGAGTATGGACGCTGATTACCGGGAAATTGAATCTCAGAACGTAATCGCTAAAGTGGAAGGAAGCGACCCTGAGCTGAAGGATGAATACCTGATCCTCACCGCCCACCTCGATCACCTTGGAATAACAACTCCCGTTGAAGGCGATTCAATCAACAACGGCGCTTCCGATAATGCTGCGGGAGTTAGTGCCCTGCTGGAAATGATGGAAGCCTACAAATCAATACAGCCTGTCTTAAAACGAAGTGTGCTGGCCCTGGTTGTAAGTGCCGAAGAAGTTGGGCTGCTGGGTTCACAATACTGGGCAGAGAACCCAACCGTAGAGCCCGGTAAGGTTACCGCAAACATTAACCTGGACGGGATGAATGTGTATGGCAAAACCCGTGATGTTGTGGTAGTGGGATACGGGAGAACCTCACTTAGTGATCTGCTGGAAGAAGAAGCCCGACAGCAAGGCCGAACCGTAAAACCGGACCCCTATCCTGAGCGTGGCTACTTCTATCGCTCCGATCACTTCAATATGGCCAAAGTGGGAATCCCGGCAATTTTTCCGAATCCGGGAACGGAATACATTGACAAAGGGGATAACTTCCTGGCTGTTCGCGACAGTGTAGCTGATGCCAATTATCATACCGTAAACGATGAAATCAACGAATATTGGGATTTAAGCGGTGCCGAAATTGACACTCGCCTGTTTTTTATGACCGGCTTCCGGGCTCTGAATTCTGAGAACCTGCAAAGCTGGGATTCCGGCGATGAGTTTGAAGCCACCCGGCTTCGCATGCTTGAACGTGTTGAAGGTCAATAA
- a CDS encoding Kelch repeat-containing protein: MKRILLLFTLSILVASCQQAPQKVALNWEEAESLPMGISNNAVTAAQVDGDWFVYTFLGLEEGKTHADVSDFAARFDVNKGIWEQIPGVPDGTGRLASTTETVNGQIYIFGGYTVAEDGSEVSTQEVFRYDPDANSYEQVADMLLPVEDAVSLVYQDRYIYLVSGWNNTNNVSNVQVYDTQTNSWSHATPYPGPPVFGHSGGIVGNTMVLSDGVQTVVDEGEQIFMMSPGSIKGEINAENPEEINWTRIKQHPGQARYRMAAVGVSSPVEMVVFVGGSTNPYNYNGIGYNAKPAFAESTVFAYRLDTEEWVELGAMPTASMDHRSIARAGDEFYLVGGMVNDQRVTDLVQKFTVELESAN, from the coding sequence ATGAAAAGAATATTATTACTCTTCACCCTTTCAATTCTGGTGGCCTCTTGCCAGCAAGCACCTCAAAAGGTTGCGCTAAACTGGGAGGAAGCCGAGTCATTGCCGATGGGAATTTCCAACAATGCAGTAACAGCTGCTCAGGTTGACGGCGACTGGTTTGTGTACACCTTTCTGGGACTGGAAGAAGGCAAAACACATGCCGATGTAAGTGATTTCGCTGCCCGATTCGATGTCAATAAAGGAATCTGGGAGCAAATTCCCGGTGTCCCTGACGGAACCGGCCGATTAGCCAGCACCACTGAAACCGTAAACGGACAGATTTACATCTTTGGCGGATATACCGTAGCTGAAGATGGTTCTGAAGTATCCACCCAAGAAGTATTCAGGTATGATCCTGATGCTAATTCTTACGAGCAGGTTGCCGACATGCTGCTTCCTGTTGAAGACGCCGTTTCCCTGGTTTACCAAGACCGCTACATCTACCTGGTTAGCGGATGGAATAACACCAACAACGTTTCGAATGTGCAGGTGTATGATACCCAGACAAATTCATGGTCGCACGCCACACCGTACCCCGGCCCTCCCGTATTTGGGCATTCCGGTGGTATTGTTGGCAACACGATGGTTCTTTCCGACGGTGTTCAAACTGTTGTTGATGAAGGTGAACAGATTTTTATGATGTCTCCCGGCAGTATCAAAGGTGAGATTAACGCCGAGAACCCGGAAGAAATTAACTGGACACGCATCAAACAGCACCCGGGGCAGGCACGCTACCGTATGGCGGCTGTCGGTGTTTCATCTCCGGTAGAAATGGTTGTGTTTGTGGGCGGATCAACCAACCCCTATAACTATAACGGAATTGGCTACAACGCCAAGCCGGCCTTCGCTGAAAGCACCGTTTTCGCCTATCGTTTAGATACCGAAGAGTGGGTTGAGTTAGGTGCAATGCCGACGGCCAGTATGGATCACCGCAGCATCGCCAGAGCCGGTGACGAGTTTTACCTGGTTGGCGGAATGGTTAACGACCAACGGGTAACCGACCTGGTTCAGAAATTCACCGTTGAGCTGGAATCAGCCAACTGA
- a CDS encoding SDR family oxidoreductase gives MSSFKNKIVLITGGASGIGYLMGEKSLQREARKLIIWDINEDKLLDAAKRLSKQGYTVETGVVDVSDPEQVQQEAKKVLDEHGSIDMLFNNAGIVVGKKFEEHSIEHIKKTMDINSLGLMYVARAFLPAMIENGYGYIINIASAAGLTPNPGMTVYAASKWAAVGWSESLNLELKKNGEPVNVLTVMPSYINTGMFAGVTAPLLMPLLDPDDISTKILDAVEREKERLREPFMVKLTPFIRGILPAKLYDFVAGKIFGVYDSMNTFIGRKTDH, from the coding sequence ATGTCTTCTTTTAAAAATAAAATTGTTTTAATAACCGGCGGAGCCAGTGGTATTGGCTATCTGATGGGGGAAAAATCGTTACAGAGAGAAGCCCGTAAATTGATCATTTGGGATATTAATGAAGACAAATTGCTTGATGCCGCAAAACGTCTTTCCAAACAAGGGTATACTGTGGAGACGGGCGTTGTGGATGTAAGTGACCCTGAGCAGGTTCAGCAAGAGGCAAAAAAAGTGTTAGATGAGCACGGGTCCATCGACATGTTATTCAACAACGCAGGAATTGTAGTTGGTAAAAAGTTCGAAGAGCACTCCATAGAGCACATCAAAAAAACCATGGATATTAACAGCCTTGGTTTGATGTATGTAGCACGGGCTTTCTTACCGGCTATGATTGAGAACGGATATGGATATATCATCAATATCGCTTCGGCCGCAGGACTCACCCCAAACCCCGGAATGACTGTATATGCAGCCAGTAAATGGGCGGCCGTGGGCTGGTCGGAATCGTTGAACCTGGAGCTTAAGAAAAATGGGGAGCCGGTGAATGTGCTTACAGTGATGCCCAGCTACATCAATACCGGAATGTTCGCCGGGGTTACAGCCCCGTTGCTTATGCCCCTGCTTGACCCGGATGACATTTCAACCAAAATACTGGATGCGGTAGAGCGGGAAAAAGAACGGCTTAGAGAGCCATTCATGGTAAAACTAACTCCTTTTATAAGGGGAATTCTTCCTGCTAAATTATACGATTTTGTAGCAGGCAAAATTTTTGGTGTTTATGATTCCATGAATACTTTTATTGGCAGAAAAACAGATCATTGA
- a CDS encoding aldehyde dehydrogenase codes for MDGKELLERQRTYFKSGATKSVEFRIHQLQTLKKLLTQHEEEFMQAVHKDFKKPELEMYATELGILHNEISYVLKNLKKWTKPQKVSGALVNFPSKNYTVAEPYGSVLIIAPWNYPVQLALLPLVGAIAAGNTAVIKPSELTPHTSAAIKEILGKWFKEEFVAVVEGGVETNQDLLAQDFDYIFFTGSTRVGQIVMEAAAKNLTPVTLELGGKSPCIVDETADLETAARRIAWGKFVNAGQTCVAPDYVLIQSKVKDQFLEHFKESVRDFYGVNPKLSPDYPRVINESHFDRLEGYLDDGKIFCGGKTDRNELYIEPTVLVDVNEDGTVMKEEIFGPILPVLTFEKIPDAINVVNSKSKPLSLYLFSKDSDAESMITEKCSFGGGAINDVLAHLGNHHLPFGGVGNSGMGAYHGKQSFDIFSHTKSIMKKPFWLDIPFRYAPYKGKLKWIKRVLK; via the coding sequence ATGGACGGAAAAGAATTGTTAGAGCGTCAGCGTACTTACTTTAAGTCCGGGGCTACGAAATCGGTAGAGTTTAGAATACATCAGCTTCAAACGCTGAAAAAACTCCTCACCCAGCACGAAGAAGAGTTTATGCAGGCCGTGCATAAAGATTTTAAAAAACCTGAGCTGGAAATGTATGCCACCGAGCTTGGTATTCTCCATAATGAGATCAGTTATGTGCTGAAAAACCTCAAAAAATGGACGAAGCCACAAAAGGTTTCAGGCGCTCTGGTCAATTTTCCATCCAAAAATTACACGGTTGCCGAACCTTACGGATCCGTTCTTATCATTGCGCCATGGAACTACCCGGTTCAATTGGCATTGCTGCCTTTGGTGGGTGCCATTGCGGCCGGTAATACGGCGGTAATAAAACCGTCTGAGTTGACGCCCCATACATCTGCGGCCATCAAAGAAATTCTCGGGAAATGGTTCAAAGAGGAGTTTGTAGCCGTGGTGGAAGGCGGAGTGGAAACAAATCAGGATTTACTCGCTCAAGATTTTGACTACATCTTTTTTACGGGCAGCACCCGGGTTGGGCAAATTGTGATGGAGGCGGCGGCAAAGAACCTGACGCCCGTTACGCTGGAGCTGGGGGGCAAAAGCCCTTGTATTGTGGACGAAACGGCCGACCTTGAAACGGCTGCCCGGCGCATTGCATGGGGGAAATTTGTGAATGCAGGTCAGACCTGTGTTGCCCCGGATTATGTACTCATTCAGTCAAAGGTAAAAGATCAGTTTCTGGAACATTTTAAAGAATCTGTTCGGGATTTTTATGGAGTGAACCCGAAGCTGAGCCCGGATTATCCGCGGGTAATAAATGAGTCGCATTTTGACCGGTTGGAAGGTTATCTGGATGATGGAAAGATCTTTTGTGGGGGCAAAACGGACCGGAATGAACTATACATTGAGCCGACGGTTTTAGTGGATGTCAATGAAGATGGAACCGTAATGAAGGAAGAAATTTTTGGCCCCATTCTGCCGGTATTGACTTTCGAAAAAATCCCTGACGCCATCAATGTGGTAAACTCAAAAAGCAAGCCGTTGTCGCTCTACCTGTTTTCAAAAGACAGCGATGCAGAATCGATGATCACAGAAAAATGCTCCTTTGGGGGCGGGGCAATTAATGATGTGCTTGCTCATCTTGGAAATCATCACCTGCCATTCGGGGGCGTGGGCAATAGCGGAATGGGTGCGTATCACGGAAAACAAAGCTTCGATATATTTTCGCATACCAAAAGTATCATGAAGAAACCATTTTGGCTGGATATCCCTTTCCGGTATGCCCCTTATAAAGGAAAGTTAAAGTGGATTAAACGAGTATTAAAATGA